The nucleotide window CCAGCAGTAACCCAAATGATTTACGACATGGGGTTGCAAAATTATTTAAATGGAATAACTTTTGAATGCCCTAAAATAGCATTAAAAGAAAAAGAAGTTGCTGTTCGATATAAATTAGAAGGAAAGGAATTAACCAGTAAAGAAATAACTGATATTTTTTCAAGAACTAAAGCTGAAGGAGGTACTTTGTACTATGTAGATGAACCTATTCTTAAGAGTATATCGCCTGACCTTATTTTTACGCAAGATGTATGTGATGTTTGTCAAATAGATACAGAATCTGTTGCAAAATCAGCTTACAAGTTAGCGAAGCACCCAAAATTAGTTTCAATAACACCAAACTCTTTAGAAGATGTTTTTAATAATGCTTTGACTATTGCAAGAGAAATGAACCAAGAAAGTATTGGAATTAATTATGTAAACGGATTAAAAGAAAGAATATATAATATTGTAGATATTCAAAGGATACATAAAATACAATCTAAAAGTGTATTATTATTAGAATGGATTGACCCTTTGTTTAATTGCGGACACTGGATTCCTCATCAAATAGGATATGCTGGAGGGGTAGATTTATTATCACATCCATCTGGAGATAGTATAGTTATTTCTTGGGATAAAATTGTTAAGTATAATCCTGAAGTGTTAATTATAGCACCTTGTGGTTATGGAATAAAAAGAACTCTTGAAGATATGAAGTTTTTAGAAGATAAAAAAGAATGGAATACTTTAAGAGCAGTGAAAAATAAAAAGGTATACATTGCTGATTTTGCTATGTTTACTCAATCATCAGCAAGTACTTTAGTAGATGGTATAGAGTGTTTGGCCCAAATGATTCACCCTAATCATTATACTATTGCTGATGAGTTAAAAGTTAAATTTTCAAATTATTACAGCTAAGTTGTTGTAGGTATGTAATAATAGAATACATTTGCCATTATTTTTGGTTTTTCTTTAACAATTAATTAAAGGAAATTAAAAGGGAATTCGGTTAAAAACCGAGGCTGTTCCCGCAACTGTAAGCTAATAATATTGTAATTAATCTTTACGTCACTGTTTTATTTTAAATGGGAAGACAAATTACAATAAGCAAGCCAGGAGACCTGCCAAATAATATTGATGTAAATCAAACTTTCGGGATAAAAGTTTAATGTAAAGATGATAAAAAAAATAATAGCCTTTTCATTCTTTTTTTATACACTTATAAGTGTAAGTCAAAACGACTCTATTTATAATCGTTTAGACGAAATTATTATTAATTCTACTAAAAAATTACAAAAATATTCAGATGGTCAGAAAATAATAAACCTTTCTGATTCCGTTATAACTAGAAATTTAGGGTCATTTACAGATTTAATTAGGTATAATTCATCAATATACTTAAAAGAGTA belongs to Tenacibaculum sp. MAR_2010_89 and includes:
- a CDS encoding ABC transporter substrate-binding protein, encoding MIVSSFMPAVTQMIYDMGLQNYLNGITFECPKIALKEKEVAVRYKLEGKELTSKEITDIFSRTKAEGGTLYYVDEPILKSISPDLIFTQDVCDVCQIDTESVAKSAYKLAKHPKLVSITPNSLEDVFNNALTIAREMNQESIGINYVNGLKERIYNIVDIQRIHKIQSKSVLLLEWIDPLFNCGHWIPHQIGYAGGVDLLSHPSGDSIVISWDKIVKYNPEVLIIAPCGYGIKRTLEDMKFLEDKKEWNTLRAVKNKKVYIADFAMFTQSSASTLVDGIECLAQMIHPNHYTIADELKVKFSNYYS